Part of the Halodesulfurarchaeum formicicum genome is shown below.
ATCCCGGGTCGAGGCCCTCCGCGACCAGGACCTGCAGGCCCGGCAAGCCGATATCGGCGACCCGGAGATCAAACGTGAGGTCGCCGACTTCGACGTGGTGTTGATTCTCGCCTCGGATGTCGAGGCGAACAAGTCAGCCGTCTCGCTGATCCGCGAGGACGATGCGGACCAATTCATCGTCGCCCGCGCGAGTGACCCCGTCACCAGCGACGAACTCTCGGAACTGGGGGCGGACGTGGTCATCAACCCCTCGACAGTGATCGCCGACGCCGCGCTACGCGCTTTAGAGTCCGGCGAACTCGAGTTCAAGGCCCGGAATCTCGCCGACGTACTGACCGCCGCCAATCGGAAGGTCGCGATTCTGACTCACGACAACCCCGATCCGGATTCGATCGCCAGCGCGGCGGCACTTGAATCCATTGCGACCCATCTGGGGGTCGAGGCCGACATTCTCTACTTCGGTGACATTGGCCACCAGGAGAATCGGGCCTTCGTCAACTTGCTCGACATCGAGTTGACCCATCACGATAGTGTCGATATCGAGGATTATGACACCTTCGCGATGGTCGACCAGGCCAAAGCCGGGGCGGTCTCGATCGAGGAACCCGTCGACATTTACATCGACCACTACGAGGCTGCCGGTGAACTCGATGCCGAGTTCGCCGACGTCCGCCCGAACGTCAGCGCCACCTCGACGATCCTGACGAAGTACCTCCAGGAGTTCGACATGACTGTCAGCGAGACGGTTGCGACGGCACTTCTCTACGGCATTCGTTCCGAAACGTTGGATTTCCGTCGCGAT
Proteins encoded:
- a CDS encoding DHH family phosphoesterase — its product is MSTRGTISSMSSYAILGCGSVGHSVAEELVERGKEVLILDKDQSRVEALRDQDLQARQADIGDPEIKREVADFDVVLILASDVEANKSAVSLIREDDADQFIVARASDPVTSDELSELGADVVINPSTVIADAALRALESGELEFKARNLADVLTAANRKVAILTHDNPDPDSIASAAALESIATHLGVEADILYFGDIGHQENRAFVNLLDIELTHHDSVDIEDYDTFAMVDQAKAGAVSIEEPVDIYIDHYEAAGELDAEFADVRPNVSATSTILTKYLQEFDMTVSETVATALLYGIRSETLDFRRDTTPADLTAAAYLYPFANHDTLEQVESPNMSPETLDVLAEAIANREVQGSHLVSNAGFINSRDALAQAAQQLLNLEGVTTTAVFGIIDDTIYLSARSKDIRLNIGSVLQDAFADIGEAAGHSTQASAEVPLGIFNGLETTEQNRETLLSLTGEAVTRTLFDAMGVEQENNSNGN